DNA from Onychomys torridus chromosome 1, mOncTor1.1, whole genome shotgun sequence:
gaactcgctctgtagaccaggctggccttgaacttacagacatccacctgcctctgcctcctgagtgctgggattaaaggcatgcgccaccaccgcccggcctgtttGGCAATCTTAATCGAATGTGTAGCCTTAATTTTCCTTCTACATATAATCCAATTCCCACATTCCACAGATTGGGATACATATATATCAGGGGGAGAAGCACATTggattaaaaataaactgaaccCTATGGAGATGGAAAAAATGCACTGCTTCTAGGTAAACATCAAACaataagaaatgatttttttcaaagctttCCCAACCAAACTTGTCagttaaataaaatgcttaagGAAGAAGTTTATGGTATGGGTGTAGTACCCAATAAACACTTCAAATAAAGCAATGAACGGTAATGGTCAGAGTAAAGATAGGCCTTTCCCAATAAAGCATTATTCCCAGATTACCCTCCAGTAAGTTAGAGAAATGAACACAGAGGCTAGCAAGGGGGAAACAGAGAAAAGTTAAGAATTATGTCTCTAGAGGACTTGGGGTGTGCTGGTTGGCACACAGTGAAGTCAAACCATGAGAGGTCTCCTAGGGTTCTAGTAAATGTATCTTTCCAAAGAAACTAACAACTCAACTAAGGAAACATTTGAACTGTTAAAAATTAACATAAGGCCAGGCATAGTAGCTGTGATCccagcaaatttgaggccagcctagtctgcatggtgagttcaagaccaacacAGGTTACATGGCAAGACACCGACtccaagatagatagatagatagatagatagatagatagatagatagatagataggagcCAATATAACTCTTAGACCAACATTTTAGCACCAGGAAAGAAGACTGGGTGTTCAAAGGTACATGAGGATGTAGGTGATTTTCACATTTTAACCACAACATCCACTATGTGAAAAATAGCTCCTATTGCCACAagcaacattttaaatgaaatagcaATATTTCTTTTGCTAATTCCCCAGAAATTTTATGATTTGTTATGTAGGATAGCCTAAGCTATCCTTTCAAATGTAgacatatttattttgagatgcCTGTGAGATgcagaaagggagatggcaagaAATCGTTCAATGTAACTAAAGACAAGTCAGCTCGTTCCCCAGAATCTCAGCTATCTACACTGctgagcccaccaggctccatGGTAGTTCCAAACCCACAAACATGGGTAGCCCTGGTTAAATTCAGAGGGTCacaaaataacaaccaaaaaagGCCTGGATGTGAGGAAAGGACTGGAATGCAGGAGATGGCAGAAGATAATAAGGGCtggggtactggagagatggctcagcagttaagaacactgactgttattaaagaggacacaggtttggttcccaacccATACAATATGTAACTACAGTTCtagaggacctgacacccttttggtctctgcaggcatcaggcacgtacatggtgcacagacacaaatgcaggcaaaaacacccatacacttattttttttatttttaatttcacaaaaaaacagtacctttaatcccagcactcaggaggcagaggcaggcagatctctctgagttcaaggcctgcctggtctacagagtgagatccaggacaagcaccaaaactacatagagaaaccctgtctcgaaaaacaaaaaaagtgaagcTGAAAgcaatcaaaatgcattatatgtaatacatgaaattgtcaaagatgGAATTTAGTTATGAAGAAGAAAGAGCTGAATATATGAATGTGGATCTCAAAGGAAAGTCTAAAATAGATTATTAATTTGGAAATGTTCATAATTTGTGAGATTTAAAGACAGACAATTGATTAAGGGGAAAAATTATAATGGACTTACAAGTCAGAATTTTTAGATACCATGTCAATTTTATATTGCCAATATGATCTGGtcacttttattctttgtttatgCATTCAGCCCAGATACTTAGTACACTATGGATTGTGCCTAAGCTGCATCACATGACCCACATGCTAAATGAAAAAGCAGAATTTTTGCATATAATAATGATCAAATTCCCTTACATGTAAATACAATCAATTCCAACCTTAACATATTTAAACACTTCGGTGTTTTTTCAAGGAACTCTGTGATATTTTCACCTAATTTTATATTTACTGCAGCTGTGTAGTGTTGACAGCCACGATGCTGGAGAATACAATGCTCATGATGTAGTCTGAACAGGCAAGCATGGGAGGGAAGAGCGGTCTCTGGACACACTGGAaatcttacaaaaataaaattgaaaatatatttttcagtcAAAATACTTCAAGCTAGAAGACAGTTACTGAGAATCCATATAATGCCAGGTATCATATCAAGTAGCTCATATACTCAATTTAATCCTCACAATAAGCTTAGAACATAAGTAGAAGAGGCTTTTATTTTATAGGTTAAGATTAAATTTCAACTCCCCATGGCTCACAATTGGACCATAATAGAACCAGGATTTGTACTCACATGTACTTTATTCTAGAACCCATTTGCTTTCTGCTGCAGATAATACAATACCTGAATGAGGGAACTCACCAGCAAGTTCTCTTTCTCATGTTGGTAAGAGAGCATTGAGAACTGTGACCGCTCTCAAGACTTCCACACAACAGACAACATGTGAATCATGCTGTCCCTAATTTGCTTGGTCTTTGCACCATAGATGATAGGGTTAAGCATGGGAGGGACTAACACATAGAGATTTGCCAGAAGAATGTGTACATGGTGGGGGATGTTCTTGCCAAAGCGGTGGGTAAGGAAAGTGAAAAATGATGGTATGAAGAAGAGGAGAATTACTCCAATGTGAGAGCCACAGGTGTTGAGAGCTTTGTGCCTGGCATCCTGGGAAGGAAGTCTGAACACAGCCTGGAGGATCAAAGTATAAGAAATACCAATGAGTGCAACATCTACCAAAACTGAAGCCATTGGCACTGAGAAGCCATACCAGATATTGACAGTGATGTCAGCACAGGCCAACCTGGCTACACCAATATGCTCACAGTATGAGTGTGGGATGATATTGGTCCTGCAGTATGACAGCCTCTTCAGCAGGAATATGATAGGGAAAATGGTCCCAATGCTCCGTCCCCAGATGGCCAGGGTCATTTTTCCAATTGCCATGGGAGTTAAGATGGCTGAGTATCTCAGAGGAGTACAAATAGCCACATAGCGGTCAAATGCCATGGCCAGCAGGATTCCTGACTCAGCCACAAAAGCAACATGAATGAAAAACATCTGAGTAATGCAGGCATCAAAGAGGATCTCTCCAGCATGGAACCAGAAGATAGCCAAGGCCTTGGGTAGAGTGGTGGTTGACAGGAGAATGTCAGTGCCAGCTAGCATGGATAGAAAAACATACATGGGCTCATGGAGGGTGTGTTCACTCAGAACAACAAGGATCAGGGCTCCATTTCCCAAGACTGCAGTGATGTACATGAGACAAAAAGGGATAGAAAGCCAGATGTGATATTGCTCCAGTCCTGGGATTCCAAGTAGGATGAACACAGTCGGATGGATGATGGTGAGGTTAGCTCCAAGCATGCTTGCTTTTGAAGTCTCCCTGTGAAGACTAAAGGAaaacagagaggcaggaggaagagccagtCATAAGTTCTGGTAGAGGGTGAGCAAACATCATGGTGACTTAAAGTGAGGAGTGTTACCCCTCTACTTCCCACATTAGCACTGCAGATACAAACAAGTGTTCCTCACCATACCTCAGCAGTGTCTAGAACCCATATACACATCTGTGTTTTCACTTTCACATTAACTCTTCCCAGGCTTTGATCACTCCCCTGATCATTACAACTGCATCCCCATGCCAGGCAAGACTCTCCATCTCCTGTTTCCCATCCTCACCCCTTTGCACTGAGCAGCTCTGATAACAGCCTTTGTGACAGGCTCTAAACAAcgttggtggtggtttgttttgttttggggtgtgtgtgtgtgtgtgtgtgtgtgtgtgtgtgtgtgtgtgtgtgtgttgtggatatcactctgtataaataaaatactgattggccagtagctaggcaggaagtataggtgggacaaatagagaagagaattctgggaagtagaaggctgaggcggagagatatgccagccgctgccatgacaagggagatgtaaggcaccagtaagccacaagtttaattaattaatttatagattaatagaaatgggttgatttaaaatagaagtagataacaagaagcctgccacggccatacagtttataagtaatacaagcatctgagtgattattttatacgtgggttgtgggaccggggaggcttggtggcacctggagagaagctctccaactacatgtgtgtgtgcatgagtgtgcgcGATctagcatgcacatgtgtgtgtaagagtgtacacatgtgtgtgatggCTAGAGGAAAAAGACATCAGATATCTTTATTACTCACCACTGGATGTCTCACGGAACCTGAAGCTTGTGGTGTtagctaggttggctggccaccAAACTTgcaggatcctcctgtttcaaaCTCCCAACACTGCAATTACAGGTACTTAtaaccacatccagctttttgtgtgggtgctggagatttgaacccaggtcctcctgctttCAGTCACTCGTGCCCACTAGCCATCACCCCAGttcctatgtttttttttaataaccctaTCAACTTACAAATTAAAGCCAAAACGTTTCAAACATAGAAAACCCTCCACAATCCTGCATTACCCTTTTTTTCCAGCTCTAAACACACTGTCAAAGTTAATTTACAGTGTCACCTGCTCTCCACTCAACCTGAATTTTCCAGTTTTCTTCGCTTTTGACAAGCACTTCTTCACTTAAAACAAATTTCTCTACCTTGAAAGTCTTCCAGTTTCCAGCCAGTCTTCCATATTACCACCCAGAAAACCCTCTTCTGCTCAATTCCTGAACAACTTCTGACCTTTTGttactaatatttttaaaggcaaGTGTTTTACATCTTAGGAATTTGGCATAATCTGTAATATTAAATTATTCATACTTTTCAGTGCCTAGCATGGAAATACAAAATCAGTGGTAATTGCTGTTAGTGAACAAATCAGTACAACTTAACAGAAATCCAAGCTACTAATGGAAATGCATTCGAAATTTACAATTTCAATCTAATATGGGAAAATCTATTCAATTAATGTCACTAGGATATAGAATTATTTCCCAACTCATTAGGTACAGATATTTCCACATAAAGCATTATGCCTAAATagcaaaactataaaaatatttaaaattaaaacaagtgtTTTAAGACAAAACATTTTTTGTATTGGAAAGATCTGAGTAAAATAAGAGAACCAAGTTCCATATAAAGCAGCAAGTGACTGACAATTTTATAGAAATAGACTGGACGATTCTAAAAATAAGTGATTCTAGGAGAAATATCTATAGAAAGCTTGCAATAGGAAAAAAAGATTGATGTCCTGAAATAATAAAAGTTagtgaaaatatataatatattttaagtatgCAAAGAATTAAAATGGATGATATATACTATAATAAAATCAGTCTGTACATAAGAATAGATGCTCAGtcacataaaatttaaagaaatgaacTATATCATCTTAAAAACATAAGGAAAACAGCTCCTAATGCTgagacatgtaattttctatggCTACTTTGGACAGTAACTTGACAATAGCTTTTTAAAGTCTTAACTTTGCAAATGTTTCTGTTCAATAACATCTGTCATCTACTTTCTGAAATTACAACATGAGAATCTACAGACATCTACATTCTTACAATGTGGAGTTAGTTGTCTGACTTCATAACCACCATAGGAGAGTAAGTTAAGGGGCCtctattgcttctatttttaaatgtatgggaACTGGGAAGATAACTCTCTGGTGTGTGCGCTCTGGAGTACTTGCCACATAAACATGAGGATCCaatttgagccccagaacccacttaaaaagcTGTGCATGGCAGCTTGTGCTTGTGACCCCATTGCTGAGTGGTAGAAGCAGAAGGGTCATTGGGGTTTGCTGGAGACCAGCCTCCATACTTGGCAAAGCCTCAGATCTcagtgggaaaccctgtctcacaaaagaacACAGATGACTCCTGAGGAAAAACAGCTGAAGTTGAATATCATCTctacatggatgcacacacacacacacacacacacacacacacacacacacacacgcatacccACGTGTACCTTTAGacacatgaaaatacacacacatgtatacacaaagaaGTGTCAACCATGGCATAtaattaagtaaacaaaaagctAATTGTAGATCCAAATGCATAATCTGATTTGTCTATGAACATACTACATTACATTGTAAGCAACAGAAAACCCAAATCCACTTTggcttgaggagacaggaatgtCTTTACTCTGTTTCTGAATAAAAAGCTTTCTAAAAGGAGATAGCTCAGCCTGCAAAAGTGCTTGTTCtgcattaaacaacaacaacaacaaaaagacaggtGTGGTCATTCaagtctacaatcccagcactatgaGGTTGGAGGCGAGGAGcactggggcttgttggccaccCAGCTAccttctaggttcagtgagagacaggcttgggaataaggcagagagtaatAGGACAGGATGTGGAATGTCTTCTGaactctgcacacacacaagggCATGCTCACCcatccaatacacacacacacacacacacacacacacacacacacacacacacaatgtttctGTCTCAAATTCACATAAGGTTGATATCATAATATCATGATATCATAAGGCTCTTCATTTCTTTATGGCTTGGGGTGCTGAATCTCCTAAAATAAAGTGAGGAATTTATCTTATATACAGAAATGTCACCAATCAAGAGAAATAATGTTTTAGCAAAAAACTAAGTAAGACTCCACAATAAACAAAGTATCAAAGTTTGAAGTACAGTGTCTGACAAGACAATTCTGTGCTATAGCTGATgcataaaaggaaaacagaaacccaTTTGCATACTTTTATGAATTAATAATTACTAAattgattctattttatttttaaattcttttaaatttcttccaTTAAAGCCAGTAAAATTATAATACATCCTAATTCTGTATCAGGGAAATGTTTCAAGCCAACTaaattgtaatttttaatatGCCTGCTTTCAATATTTCCACATTTGAAGTTACTTTAATATTATGGGGAAAAATAACTCTAGTCCTACTCCTGCAGAACACAGAAATTCAAGATGTCAAAATGAGTACTTCTACAATAACCCAGAGGACATAAAAAATCCTATCAAAATCAACAGTCATGCAGGGAAAACCTAAAATCTTTAAGAACCAAAACTTAGCCTAAATTTTACCCCAGCTGAAGAGAGTTCTTCCTCCACCTGTGATGCAGGGTCTGGATTGGCAGGGGATGATATTTGTACCTCATCTTAGGATCCCTTATGTCAGGAGAAAGCTTCTTCTCCAGTGTTCCAAAGAGGGTGTCTTGCTCAGTTAGACAGAAGCAAACCCCAGCAGAGCTAGTCTCCAGAGATCCCAGCTCAGAAACCAGAGAGAATCCTTCCACAGTTTCTACACATACGACATCTGCTGATGACTCTTGATCACTAACATAGGAGCGTATGTGAATGTGATCTGCTGTTACTCAGTGTGTAGATTAGTAAGATCCTACCTATACCCACAAATCTTCAATCTAcataaaaaattatagaaaaagaagaaacagcagaTCAGAAAGAATTAAATACGTGTATGTAAGACCATGTAAGAGAGAGGTGGCACTTACCTTTGTACTAATATGCTGAAACAAAAATGGTGAGTAAGACATGGTCTCTACCACATCCCAATAGTTCCACCAAATTATAAATTCATCAGTGGATTCATCCACTGATGAAACCAGAGCCGTCATAATCCAATCACATCTCAAAACTCCCACctgtaggagct
Protein-coding regions in this window:
- the LOC118569336 gene encoding olfactory receptor 52B2-like isoform X2, which gives rise to MLGANLTIIHPTVFILLGIPGLEQYHIWLSIPFCLMYITAVLGNGALILVVLSEHTLHEPMYVFLSMLAGTDILLSTTTLPKALAIFWFHAGEILFDACITQMFFIHVAFVAESGILLAMAFDRYVAICTPLRYSAILTPMAIGKMTLAIWGRSIGTIFPIIFLLKRLSYCRTNIIPHSYCEHIGVARLACADITVNIWYGFSVPMASVLVDVALIGISYTLILQAVFRLPSQDARHKALNTCGSHIGVILLFFIPSFFTFLTHRFGKNIPHHVHILLANLYVLVPPMLNPIIYGAKTKQIRDRLIVFTCKGI
- the LOC118569336 gene encoding olfactory receptor 52B2-like isoform X1 codes for the protein MLGANLTIIHPTVFILLGIPGLEQYHIWLSIPFCLMYITAVLGNGALILVVLSEHTLHEPMYVFLSMLAGTDILLSTTTLPKALAIFWFHAGEILFDACITQMFFIHVAFVAESGILLAMAFDRYVAICTPLRYSAILTPMAIGKMTLAIWGRSIGTIFPIIFLLKRLSYCRTNIIPHSYCEHIGVARLACADITVNIWYGFSVPMASVLVDVALIGISYTLILQAVFRLPSQDARHKALNTCGSHIGVILLFFIPSFFTFLTHRFGKNIPHHVHILLANLYVLVPPMLNPIIYGAKTKQIRDSMIHMLSVVWKS